In the Paenibacillus pabuli genome, one interval contains:
- a CDS encoding extracellular solute-binding protein — MRSRKKMGLILVLVLALVFSIWTIYPSRDQSTGMVHALEDFEAVSNTDDESSYEHYLSMHASSAKPDNVIRIEGESYVRADGGAFEVVQGYEGLDGKAVITPETGSIRWDVPVQASGLYHVRIHYYPVEGKSSGIERRLELNGQVPFRGADVLLFDRVWGNREEDIRRDDRGNDLRPRQVEQPEWQLASFRDSAGYFEEPFQFYFEKGTQDLTLTSLRESMAIDYIELYQEEDVPSYADLQASYETRGLKPAEPVMLKVQAEQAASKSSPTLSPISDRSSPSLEPYHVSKIRINAIGGINWKLPGEWIEWEIDVPEDGLYQIALKVKQDQLRGIYATRSLTIDGKVPFKEMKRIRFNYSPSWQTQVLGAGEEQPYQFHLEKGKHRIRMTVTLGDIAPLLRTLESSVLELNEMYRKILMITSNQPDPLRDYQLERRIPEMTEVFQRQADTLSSVAAYLEQATGEQSDKVAILNAMVVQLKDMVARPETVTKRLDTFKINVGGLGTWILTVREQPITMDYLVVSQPGGSLPDANSSAIQQVKHELGAYVASYTEDYDSIGNVEQKKDAITVWITTGRDQAQVLKGLIDDSFTPDTDVSVQLRLVPPNILLPATLSGEGPDVAMQMGEDIPVNYAMRNAAADLSKFPDFEEVSGRFRESGLTPYRYNDGVYALPEQQHFPMLFYRKDILNELGLEPPKTWQDVYNAIAVLQKHNMEFYLPIEDTLNNANLVPNSTFAMLLYQNDGTFYTEDQKKSALDSEISMDAFKRWTQFYTNYKFPLKADFPNRFRTGEMPIGIADYTTYNMLTVMAPEIRNLWDFTIVPGTELPDGSIRHEVASATSAVMMLESAGNKEAAWKFMKWWTDEQTQIEYGREMEGLMGAAARYPTANIKALQQLPWPVKDYQNLEKQWKWVQGIPQLPGGYFTGRHLDNAFRKVVNANENPREALSDYVLYIDDEIELKRKEFNLK; from the coding sequence ATGCGGTCACGTAAGAAAATGGGGCTGATTCTGGTGCTTGTCCTGGCCTTAGTGTTCTCGATCTGGACGATCTATCCATCGCGTGATCAAAGCACGGGAATGGTACATGCGCTCGAAGATTTTGAAGCGGTCTCGAACACGGACGATGAAAGCAGCTATGAACATTATCTGAGTATGCATGCCAGCAGCGCCAAGCCGGATAACGTCATACGAATTGAAGGCGAATCTTATGTTCGGGCGGACGGCGGAGCGTTCGAAGTTGTACAGGGATATGAGGGATTGGATGGCAAAGCCGTCATTACGCCTGAAACCGGAAGCATCCGCTGGGATGTGCCCGTACAAGCGAGTGGTCTGTACCATGTCCGCATCCATTATTATCCTGTTGAAGGCAAGAGTTCAGGGATTGAACGCAGGCTGGAGCTAAACGGGCAGGTTCCATTCAGGGGTGCTGACGTCCTGCTGTTCGACAGGGTGTGGGGCAATCGGGAAGAAGACATCAGGCGGGATGACCGCGGCAACGATCTCAGGCCAAGACAGGTGGAACAGCCCGAGTGGCAGCTCGCTTCCTTCAGGGATAGCGCAGGTTACTTCGAGGAGCCGTTCCAATTTTATTTTGAAAAGGGTACACAGGATTTAACGCTCACCTCGTTAAGAGAGAGCATGGCCATTGATTATATCGAACTGTATCAGGAAGAGGACGTCCCTTCCTATGCGGATTTGCAGGCAAGTTATGAGACACGTGGCTTGAAACCGGCTGAGCCCGTCATGCTGAAGGTTCAGGCAGAGCAGGCAGCGAGCAAGTCCTCGCCGACACTGTCACCCATCTCGGATCGATCCAGTCCTTCACTTGAGCCATATCACGTTTCGAAGATTCGGATTAACGCCATTGGAGGAATAAACTGGAAACTACCGGGTGAATGGATTGAGTGGGAAATTGACGTGCCGGAAGACGGGTTATATCAGATCGCGCTGAAGGTGAAGCAGGACCAACTGCGCGGCATTTATGCCACCCGCAGTCTCACCATTGACGGCAAGGTACCGTTTAAGGAAATGAAACGCATTCGTTTTAATTACAGTCCTTCCTGGCAAACGCAAGTCCTCGGAGCCGGAGAAGAACAGCCCTATCAGTTCCATCTTGAAAAAGGGAAACACCGCATTCGGATGACAGTCACACTGGGTGATATTGCCCCGCTGCTCCGTACGTTGGAGTCCAGCGTGCTGGAACTGAACGAGATGTACCGCAAAATATTAATGATCACTTCGAACCAACCCGATCCGCTGCGGGACTATCAGCTCGAACGGCGTATTCCGGAGATGACCGAGGTGTTTCAACGACAGGCGGATACACTTAGCTCGGTTGCAGCCTATCTGGAGCAGGCCACGGGTGAGCAGAGCGATAAAGTTGCGATTCTGAATGCAATGGTCGTTCAGCTTAAGGATATGGTGGCCAGACCAGAGACAGTAACGAAACGATTGGATACATTCAAGATTAACGTGGGCGGACTTGGCACCTGGATTCTGACCGTGAGAGAGCAGCCCATTACGATGGATTACCTTGTCGTATCCCAGCCAGGTGGGTCACTGCCGGATGCAAATTCTTCGGCCATCCAGCAAGTAAAGCATGAACTGGGAGCCTATGTGGCTTCCTATACGGAAGATTACGACAGTATCGGCAACGTGGAGCAAAAGAAAGACGCGATTACCGTCTGGATTACAACTGGACGGGACCAAGCCCAGGTGCTTAAGGGTCTGATCGATGATTCGTTTACCCCGGATACCGATGTCTCGGTACAATTGCGTCTTGTTCCGCCCAACATTCTGCTGCCTGCAACGCTTTCGGGGGAAGGACCGGACGTGGCCATGCAGATGGGTGAGGACATACCCGTGAACTATGCGATGAGAAATGCGGCAGCGGATCTGAGCAAGTTCCCGGACTTCGAAGAAGTTTCCGGACGGTTCCGTGAAAGCGGACTGACGCCTTACCGTTACAATGACGGGGTCTACGCGCTGCCGGAGCAGCAGCACTTCCCGATGCTTTTTTACCGTAAAGATATCCTGAATGAGCTGGGCCTTGAACCGCCGAAGACATGGCAGGACGTCTATAACGCCATCGCGGTGCTGCAAAAACACAACATGGAGTTCTATCTGCCCATCGAGGATACGCTGAACAATGCAAACCTAGTACCGAACTCCACTTTTGCCATGCTGTTGTATCAGAATGATGGCACATTCTATACGGAAGATCAGAAGAAGAGTGCACTGGATTCGGAGATTTCAATGGATGCTTTTAAACGCTGGACCCAGTTCTATACCAATTACAAATTTCCGCTCAAGGCAGACTTTCCAAACCGGTTCCGTACTGGGGAAATGCCGATTGGCATCGCTGATTATACCACGTACAACATGCTGACGGTCATGGCACCGGAAATTCGCAACCTCTGGGATTTTACCATTGTTCCGGGTACTGAGCTTCCGGACGGTTCTATACGGCATGAGGTAGCCAGTGCGACCAGCGCCGTGATGATGCTCGAAAGTGCAGGCAACAAGGAAGCTGCATGGAAGTTCATGAAATGGTGGACCGATGAGCAGACCCAGATCGAATACGGAAGAGAAATGGAAGGCCTGATGGGAGCGGCTGCCCGCTATCCCACGGCCAATATTAAGGCACTGCAGCAGCTGCCTTGGCCCGTGAAGGATTATCAAAATCTGGAGAAACAATGGAAATGGGTACAAGGTATCCCGCAGCTTCCGGGAGGTTATTTCACAGGCAGGCATCTGGACAATGCATTCCGTAAAGTGGTCAACGCCAACGAAAACCCGCGTGAGGCCCTGTCGGACTATGTCCTGTATATCGATGATGAAATCGAGTTAAAGCGCAAGGAATTTAATCTGAAGTAG
- a CDS encoding carbohydrate ABC transporter permease — MHTRPAGRWSLLKRDLYLSRHYYVLMAPFMLIFFMFTVIPVGISLGLSFFHFNMLELPRFIGWQNYSRLFLGDDVFLIALKNTLLFAVITGPVSYIACFLFAWIINELSPKIRAVMTLIFYAPSISGNVFFIWLIIFSGDSYGYMNGFLMRLGVTLEPIQWLVDERYVLAIVIIVQLWLSLGTSFLAFIAGLQTIDRSLVEAGTVDGIKNRWQELWYITLPSMRPQLMFGAVMQITASFAVAEISIALAGFPSVNYAAHTVVTHLMDFGTIRFEMGYASAIATVLFALMLGTNVLTQKMLRKIGE; from the coding sequence ATCCATACGCGTCCAGCGGGCAGGTGGTCCCTTTTGAAAAGGGATCTGTATCTCAGCAGACACTATTACGTATTGATGGCACCGTTTATGTTGATCTTTTTCATGTTCACTGTCATTCCGGTCGGCATTTCGCTTGGGCTCAGCTTTTTCCATTTCAATATGCTGGAGCTGCCGCGTTTTATCGGCTGGCAAAACTATTCACGCTTGTTCCTGGGGGACGATGTCTTTTTAATTGCTCTGAAAAATACGCTGCTGTTTGCCGTCATCACCGGCCCAGTCAGTTATATTGCCTGCTTTTTGTTTGCGTGGATCATCAATGAACTGTCGCCCAAAATCCGGGCGGTTATGACGCTGATATTCTACGCTCCGTCCATATCCGGTAACGTGTTTTTCATCTGGCTGATCATCTTCTCCGGTGACAGCTACGGGTACATGAATGGCTTCCTGATGCGTCTGGGCGTCACCCTGGAACCCATCCAATGGCTCGTAGATGAGAGATACGTGCTGGCCATCGTCATTATCGTTCAACTATGGCTCAGTCTTGGAACCAGCTTCCTGGCTTTTATCGCAGGTTTGCAGACGATTGACCGCTCGCTGGTGGAAGCCGGTACAGTGGATGGGATCAAAAATCGCTGGCAGGAGCTCTGGTATATTACCCTGCCATCGATGAGACCCCAACTCATGTTTGGCGCAGTCATGCAGATTACGGCTTCATTTGCTGTAGCCGAAATTTCGATTGCCCTGGCCGGTTTCCCAAGTGTTAACTATGCAGCGCATACGGTCGTTACCCACTTGATGGACTTCGGCACCATTCGCTTCGAGATGGGCTATGCCTCGGCCATTGCAACGGTGCTGTTTGCACTGATGCTTGGTACGAACGTCTTGACGCAAAAAATGCTGAGAAAGATAGGTGAATGA
- a CDS encoding carbohydrate ABC transporter permease yields MTSKVRAVFGMPKRLNRSFTVSLMLFALLAVFGSFMVLPLIYAVNNAFKPLDELFIFPPRFWVNNPTTENFADLINLMGNSWVPLSRYIANTLLITILGTAGHILLASAAAYPLAKYRFPGSKVLFTIVILSLMFSPHVTAIPNYMVMSWLGWINSHASIIVPSLAFSLGLFLMKQFMEQIPDALLEAAKIDGANEYRIFWSIVMPNVKPAWLTLMILQFPALWGTDGGSFIYSENLKTLHYALSQIVQGGIARAGVGAAVALLLMIVPITLFIISQSSVMQTMATSGMKE; encoded by the coding sequence ATGACCAGCAAAGTACGTGCCGTGTTCGGCATGCCCAAAAGACTGAATCGGTCATTTACCGTCAGCCTGATGCTGTTTGCCCTGCTGGCCGTGTTTGGATCATTTATGGTGTTGCCTCTCATTTATGCTGTTAACAACGCATTTAAGCCACTGGATGAATTGTTTATTTTTCCACCGCGCTTCTGGGTGAACAATCCGACAACGGAGAATTTCGCGGATCTGATCAATCTAATGGGCAATTCGTGGGTACCGTTATCCCGCTATATTGCCAATACATTGCTCATTACGATCCTGGGGACGGCAGGACATATCCTTCTGGCCTCAGCGGCAGCTTATCCACTGGCGAAATATCGTTTTCCCGGCTCCAAAGTGTTGTTCACGATTGTCATTCTGTCCCTCATGTTTTCGCCGCATGTCACTGCGATCCCGAACTACATGGTTATGTCCTGGCTCGGCTGGATTAACAGTCATGCTTCGATTATCGTGCCATCCCTAGCGTTCTCCTTGGGACTGTTTCTGATGAAACAATTCATGGAACAGATCCCGGATGCACTGCTCGAGGCAGCGAAGATTGATGGCGCGAATGAATACCGGATTTTCTGGAGTATTGTGATGCCTAATGTGAAGCCGGCTTGGCTTACTCTGATGATATTGCAGTTTCCCGCCCTCTGGGGTACAGACGGTGGAAGTTTTATTTACAGTGAAAATCTTAAAACATTGCACTACGCGCTCAGCCAGATTGTTCAGGGAGGAATAGCGAGAGCGGGGGTTGGTGCAGCGGTTGCACTGCTGCTTATGATCGTACCGATTACCCTGTTCATCATCTCCCAGAGCAGCGTCATGCAGACGATGGCTACTTCGGGCATGAAAGAGTAG
- a CDS encoding Yip1 family protein, producing the protein MQAPSKQLYQYPLHLIFHPFDGYWELKYERNQRTTLLIACMIMLLLMVTKILHAQYSGFLINFNNPKYLNSLLEVLYVMIPVLFWCVANWSLTTLMDGEGKFSEIFMSTCFALVPLLLIHFPWIWLSLVISAQETAFYYFSNALAVAWTVYLLFVGNMTVHQYTPAKTVLTMLLTLVAMAFMAFLCLLFFSLVQQIVSFVVTIYQEIVLRG; encoded by the coding sequence ATGCAAGCGCCAAGTAAGCAGCTTTACCAGTATCCGCTTCACCTCATCTTTCACCCGTTCGATGGGTACTGGGAACTGAAATATGAACGTAATCAACGAACGACATTGCTGATTGCCTGTATGATTATGCTGCTGCTGATGGTTACCAAGATTTTGCATGCCCAGTACAGCGGTTTTCTCATTAATTTTAACAATCCCAAGTATCTGAACAGCCTGCTTGAAGTGTTGTATGTCATGATCCCGGTACTGTTCTGGTGTGTGGCCAACTGGTCGCTAACGACCCTGATGGACGGAGAAGGCAAGTTTTCGGAGATTTTCATGTCGACGTGTTTTGCACTGGTGCCGCTGCTCCTGATTCATTTCCCGTGGATTTGGCTGAGTCTCGTCATTTCCGCGCAGGAGACAGCCTTTTATTATTTCTCCAATGCACTTGCTGTTGCTTGGACGGTGTATCTGTTATTTGTGGGTAACATGACCGTTCATCAGTACACACCGGCTAAGACGGTGCTTACGATGCTGCTTACCCTTGTAGCCATGGCTTTTATGGCTTTTCTGTGCTTGCTTTTCTTCAGTCTGGTGCAGCAGATCGTATCGTTTGTCGTAACCATCTATCAAGAAATCGTGCTTCGGGGCTAA
- a CDS encoding DUF5696 domain-containing protein — protein MKYAVAKKITGMLLIGSMLLSGCQVSLSPQAREAAAAVDQADLPSLPPGEQLKSSFSDPRLQDMIGIARNEALQLFIDEKTAEIAVLDRESGQIWRSNPADREQDGIAAGINKDLLSSQARLSFFNNQGQSSTVNSYTDSIGHKQVSYEAMPSGVRVHYQFGSTERSIEDLPVKISKERFEQKLLAQLDKAGERALKIGYTEDKEEGVYVRIDKALQGLQLSRALKAFDTAGYTEEDLAQDHAEHGIDQERSGPRLFMMTLEYELDGENLLVRVPASGIHFPEEYPINTISVLEYFGAGGMNEEGSIFVPDGSGALIHFNNGKLQYPGYQQDVYGPDLTMKLREAGSAEAKARLPVFGLIRKEGAFLGIIEEGDAVAVVNADISGKLNSYNNVYPSFYVMNKSDVTLQASDMVRTLPKFQKKPTASDFVVRYAFVGGEKASYSGLAELYRNYLLQTGGLPEQQAGKEQAGIPFYLKLFGGMTTRQHMLGIPYDSTEALTTFEEAKQILSTLTEKNVSNIQVRYAGWFNDGLHHRLPDSILVDGAIGGKKGMREFSDYAREAGIGFYPDIALLNVQSKKGFKPNKEASRTLTQEPAVVYPMNQALQRRDRERSPSYVLSPNKLDQVTTDMLDEMKSISKAEQAQSLSLQDLAEQLNSDMNPKKQLDRTEALGVVNKALEQIKQQAGSVVAEGGNGYALPYVTGLTDAPMNSSQFKLEDEEVPFFQLVVHGNISYTGSPYNLSTYTNPRQYVLKLIEYGASPYFAWFNAPNHVVKQTDYDDLYAANYEQWVDLAAEMYNEVNQTNLPFAGRSMKSHEALAEGVYRTTYDGGGFVIVNYNDFPVEVEGQSVEAQGYVTGGEQL, from the coding sequence GTGAAATATGCTGTAGCAAAAAAAATAACCGGAATGCTGCTGATTGGCAGTATGCTTCTAAGTGGTTGCCAGGTCTCGCTATCACCGCAAGCTCGTGAGGCAGCAGCAGCTGTAGATCAGGCCGATCTTCCCTCCCTGCCTCCCGGAGAACAACTGAAATCTTCTTTCAGCGATCCTCGACTGCAAGACATGATTGGTATTGCCAGGAATGAAGCCTTGCAGCTGTTTATCGATGAAAAGACGGCAGAGATTGCTGTCCTGGACAGAGAGAGCGGACAGATCTGGCGCAGCAATCCGGCAGATCGAGAGCAGGACGGGATTGCGGCCGGCATTAACAAAGATCTTCTGTCATCCCAAGCCAGACTTAGCTTTTTTAACAACCAGGGTCAGAGCAGTACGGTGAACTCTTATACGGATAGCATCGGTCATAAGCAGGTTAGCTATGAGGCTATGCCAAGCGGGGTCCGGGTTCACTATCAGTTCGGGAGCACGGAGCGCTCCATTGAAGATTTACCGGTCAAAATCAGCAAGGAACGATTTGAGCAAAAGCTGTTAGCACAGCTCGACAAGGCAGGAGAACGCGCCTTGAAGATCGGGTATACCGAAGACAAAGAAGAAGGTGTTTATGTTCGAATCGACAAGGCTCTGCAGGGACTTCAGCTGTCTCGTGCTCTCAAGGCATTTGACACGGCCGGTTATACGGAAGAAGACCTGGCACAGGACCATGCCGAGCACGGGATCGATCAGGAGCGAAGTGGACCGAGGCTCTTCATGATGACGCTGGAATACGAACTGGATGGTGAGAATCTGCTGGTGCGTGTTCCTGCATCCGGCATTCATTTTCCGGAAGAATATCCGATCAACACCATATCCGTACTGGAATATTTCGGAGCCGGAGGGATGAATGAAGAGGGCTCAATATTTGTACCGGACGGCTCGGGAGCACTAATCCATTTTAACAATGGCAAGCTCCAGTATCCCGGTTATCAACAAGATGTTTACGGCCCGGATTTGACGATGAAGTTGAGAGAAGCCGGCTCGGCGGAAGCCAAAGCCAGGTTGCCGGTCTTTGGACTGATTCGCAAAGAGGGAGCTTTCCTTGGCATTATCGAGGAGGGGGACGCTGTGGCAGTGGTGAATGCGGATATCAGCGGCAAGCTGAACAGCTATAACAACGTATATCCAAGCTTCTATGTCATGAATAAGAGCGATGTAACGCTTCAGGCAAGTGACATGGTGCGAACACTTCCCAAATTCCAGAAAAAACCGACAGCGTCAGACTTTGTTGTCCGTTACGCCTTTGTCGGCGGGGAGAAGGCTTCCTATTCAGGGTTGGCGGAACTCTATCGGAATTATCTGCTGCAAACTGGAGGACTTCCCGAGCAGCAAGCGGGTAAAGAACAGGCGGGCATTCCATTTTATCTGAAATTGTTCGGCGGGATGACAACCCGGCAGCATATGCTGGGTATCCCTTATGATTCGACTGAGGCGCTTACGACTTTTGAGGAAGCCAAGCAGATTCTGTCCACGCTCACGGAGAAAAATGTATCCAACATTCAGGTTCGCTACGCCGGATGGTTCAATGATGGATTGCACCACCGACTGCCGGATTCCATTTTGGTGGATGGAGCCATTGGTGGCAAGAAGGGCATGCGCGAATTTAGTGATTACGCACGGGAAGCGGGTATCGGATTTTATCCGGATATAGCTCTGCTGAATGTACAGTCGAAGAAAGGGTTCAAACCAAATAAAGAGGCTTCACGAACGTTAACCCAGGAACCGGCTGTTGTGTATCCGATGAATCAAGCCTTACAGCGCCGTGACCGGGAAAGGTCACCATCCTATGTACTTTCGCCCAACAAGCTGGATCAGGTTACAACAGATATGCTGGATGAGATGAAGTCTATTTCAAAAGCAGAGCAAGCGCAATCACTGAGCCTGCAGGATCTGGCTGAACAGCTGAACAGCGACATGAATCCCAAGAAGCAGCTGGATCGAACGGAAGCGTTGGGCGTAGTCAACAAAGCCCTAGAACAGATCAAACAGCAGGCAGGCTCCGTTGTGGCCGAAGGTGGAAATGGCTACGCGCTGCCTTATGTTACCGGACTAACGGATGCTCCAATGAACAGCAGTCAGTTCAAACTGGAGGATGAGGAGGTTCCATTCTTTCAATTGGTGGTTCATGGAAATATTAGTTATACGGGATCTCCCTACAATCTCTCGACGTATACGAACCCAAGACAATATGTGCTGAAGCTGATTGAATATGGGGCAAGTCCGTACTTTGCCTGGTTTAATGCGCCTAATCATGTAGTCAAACAGACCGATTATGACGATCTGTACGCGGCAAATTACGAGCAGTGGGTAGACCTGGCTGCCGAGATGTACAACGAGGTCAATCAGACCAATCTTCCATTTGCCGGGCGATCCATGAAATCGCATGAAGCATTGGCGGAAGGTGTGTACCGAACAACCTATGATGGCGGTGGCTTCGTGATCGTGAATTATAATGATTTTCCTGTAGAGGTTGAGGGCCAATCCGTGGAAGCCCAAGGTTATGTGACGGGTGGTGAGCAGCTCTGA
- a CDS encoding carbohydrate ABC transporter permease, with translation MWGVIYVLPWLVGFVLFFFIPLLASLRYSMSTIQANAEGIAIQFTGVANYIQALTVNTSFNRALIESITDVLVNVPLIVIFSLFLAVILNQKFRGRAVARSIFFLPVILASGVIMSLESTSLIDAVNQNSTGGSALGTFELENLMLDAGVSEWIVTYLSSAVDRIYQIVSQSGVQILIFLAGIQTISPQLYEASKMEGATGYEAFWKITFPMVSPLIFVNAIYTIIDSFANNAMTELIRDTGFVKFDFGLSSAMAWVYFLAIAIILVIVSIMFSKRVFYQD, from the coding sequence ATGTGGGGCGTCATCTACGTGCTTCCATGGCTGGTCGGATTTGTATTATTTTTCTTCATCCCGCTGCTCGCGTCACTGCGTTACAGCATGAGCACGATTCAGGCCAATGCGGAAGGCATTGCCATTCAATTCACCGGGGTTGCCAACTATATTCAGGCGCTCACCGTCAATACCAGTTTTAACCGAGCGTTGATCGAGTCGATTACCGATGTGCTTGTCAATGTGCCTCTTATTGTCATATTTAGCCTGTTTCTCGCCGTCATCTTGAACCAGAAGTTCAGAGGCCGGGCTGTGGCACGTTCCATATTCTTCTTGCCCGTTATTTTGGCATCCGGTGTCATCATGTCACTGGAAAGCACCAGCTTGATTGATGCTGTTAATCAGAATAGTACTGGAGGAAGCGCACTAGGTACATTTGAGCTCGAAAATCTGATGTTGGATGCCGGGGTGAGCGAATGGATCGTGACGTATCTGAGCAGTGCCGTTGATCGAATCTATCAGATTGTCAGCCAGTCGGGGGTGCAAATTTTGATCTTTTTGGCTGGCATTCAGACCATTTCTCCTCAGCTCTATGAGGCATCCAAAATGGAAGGTGCTACCGGGTACGAAGCATTCTGGAAGATTACATTCCCGATGGTCAGTCCGCTGATCTTTGTCAATGCGATCTACACGATTATCGACTCGTTTGCCAATAACGCCATGACTGAACTGATCCGGGATACCGGATTCGTGAAATTTGACTTTGGCCTCAGCTCGGCGATGGCATGGGTGTATTTTCTAGCGATTGCCATCATTCTCGTGATTGTATCCATTATGTTCTCGAAACGAGTCTTCTATCAAGATTAG
- a CDS encoding carbohydrate ABC transporter permease has product MTTSRLLSLEHWKGWLWSVIRFVLITGLSFVILFPIFQKISTSIKDKGDLYSAVVVWIPQNFSIDNFQQAIRVMDYWATLFNTFALSATTTLLTTASCALAGYGFARLKFKGSNLLFAGVILTILVPPTTILIPVYLNLKSFDLMGLMTLITGKSVNLLNTYWPFILTAITANSLKAGLYIFIFRQFFRGIPKEVEEAAYVDGAGIGRTFARIMLPNAIPSMVTVMLFSFVWQWNDSFYTTTYLTSSKVMSTQLSSLPYNLAQQVSDGASKADPFYLSMIQDTGILLAILPLIVIYLFVQRYFVESVERTGIVG; this is encoded by the coding sequence GTGACGACTTCTCGATTATTATCGCTGGAACACTGGAAAGGCTGGCTCTGGTCAGTGATTCGGTTCGTACTGATTACTGGACTTTCCTTTGTTATCCTCTTTCCGATATTTCAGAAAATCTCTACGTCCATAAAAGATAAGGGTGACCTGTATTCCGCAGTGGTGGTATGGATCCCCCAGAATTTCTCGATCGATAACTTTCAGCAGGCTATCCGGGTTATGGATTACTGGGCGACTCTGTTCAATACCTTCGCTCTGTCAGCGACAACAACACTGTTAACGACAGCGTCCTGTGCCCTGGCAGGATACGGTTTCGCCCGGTTGAAGTTCAAGGGGAGCAATTTGCTGTTCGCAGGTGTCATTCTCACGATTCTCGTTCCGCCCACGACGATTTTGATTCCGGTGTATCTCAACCTGAAAAGCTTCGACCTGATGGGCTTGATGACACTGATTACCGGCAAATCGGTGAACCTGCTGAATACCTACTGGCCGTTCATTCTGACCGCCATTACCGCCAATTCGCTTAAAGCCGGATTGTATATTTTCATCTTTCGTCAGTTCTTCCGCGGCATTCCGAAGGAAGTGGAAGAGGCGGCATATGTGGACGGTGCAGGCATTGGGCGGACCTTTGCCCGAATTATGCTGCCGAATGCAATTCCATCCATGGTGACCGTGATGCTGTTTTCCTTTGTATGGCAGTGGAATGATAGCTTCTACACGACCACGTATCTGACTTCAAGTAAGGTCATGTCGACCCAACTGTCTTCGCTTCCGTATAATCTGGCCCAACAAGTAAGTGATGGAGCCTCTAAGGCGGATCCTTTTTATCTAAGCATGATTCAGGATACGGGAATATTGCTCGCCATTCTGCCTTTGATTGTTATCTATCTCTTCGTGCAGCGTTATTTCGTGGAAAGTGTAGAACGTACAGGAATCGTTGGCTAA